From the genome of Hydrogenophilus thermoluteolus, one region includes:
- the cas6 gene encoding CRISPR system precrRNA processing endoribonuclease RAMP protein Cas6, protein MNAPDIALPVARYRLEFEVTKDLHLPAYAGSTLRGAWGSALRAICCMTRLPVCDNCPLLDTCPYAAIFETRPHQRRASFLQNFTHVPRPYVIEPPQMGKRSYIPGERFSFHIVLVGRALEHLSLILWAYVKAFRRGVGSGDGTAELLRAIHMGETETIVLEAPGKALKPHDPAIPKTPDLRGTVTLQFHTPLRLQTNGRRATREEHTARKLLTALIRRIALLNAYHGNEPFVLDLKALANQANLITSETQLRWHDWTRYSTRQKKHMALGGVVGTWKLMGDLTPFAPFLHLGQWVHVGKEATFGLGKYHLTLAHS, encoded by the coding sequence ATGAACGCTCCAGACATCGCCCTTCCCGTGGCGCGCTACCGCCTCGAGTTCGAAGTCACGAAGGACTTGCACCTGCCAGCCTACGCTGGCTCCACGCTTCGCGGCGCATGGGGGAGCGCACTGCGCGCAATCTGCTGCATGACGCGCTTACCTGTATGTGACAACTGCCCGCTGCTCGATACCTGCCCTTATGCAGCGATCTTCGAGACGCGCCCGCATCAGCGCCGCGCATCCTTTTTGCAGAATTTCACACACGTGCCACGCCCCTACGTGATCGAGCCTCCGCAAATGGGCAAACGCAGTTATATACCGGGCGAACGCTTCTCCTTTCATATCGTACTCGTTGGTCGCGCACTGGAACATCTCTCTCTCATCCTGTGGGCCTATGTCAAAGCGTTCCGGCGCGGCGTTGGCAGCGGTGACGGTACGGCGGAACTTTTGCGAGCCATCCATATGGGCGAAACCGAAACCATCGTGCTCGAAGCACCGGGCAAGGCTCTCAAACCGCATGATCCCGCCATTCCGAAAACACCCGATCTGCGCGGGACGGTCACGTTGCAGTTTCACACACCGCTGCGATTGCAGACCAACGGTCGACGAGCTACTCGGGAAGAGCACACCGCACGCAAACTCCTTACCGCTTTAATTCGTCGCATTGCTCTGCTCAACGCCTACCACGGAAACGAACCATTCGTGCTCGACCTCAAAGCACTAGCAAACCAAGCGAACCTCATCACCAGCGAAACCCAATTACGCTGGCACGATTGGACGCGCTACTCCACCCGACAGAAAAAACACATGGCGCTAGGCGGCGTAGTGGGCACATGGAAACTCATGGGCGACCTCACCCCTTTTGCTCCTTTCCTTCATTTGGGGCAGTGGGTTCATGTGGGTAAAGAAGCCACCTTTGGTCTAGGAAAATACCACCTGACGCTTGCGCATTCGTAA
- the cas1 gene encoding CRISPR-associated endonuclease Cas1: MSSLIVDRRGVHLALDGNAIVIREDEERLATIPIQPLSRVFLKGDVSVSANLLGKLGEAGVGVIILAGRRGKPALMLARPHNDARRRVAQILKAFDEPFALEFSRALVHRKCEGQRYFLLELRQRYPGVRLELTHAIRQIEKAAVDAQSAQSIAALRGIEGHAARYYFSGLKAVVPDSWGFHGRNRRPPRDPFNALLSLTYTLMHAEIALSLFGAGFDPFVGFYHALSFGRESLASDLLEPLRVVCDRFCLELIRNETVRKEHFSQTESGCLLGKAGRQHFYGAYEHAGNDLRSAIEQEVEWLSDWLKAAEEPLAAAEEAWEAFASASDSSVASDPLE; this comes from the coding sequence ATGAGTAGCCTCATCGTCGATCGCCGCGGCGTGCATTTGGCATTGGACGGCAATGCCATCGTCATCCGTGAAGACGAAGAACGGTTGGCAACCATCCCCATACAGCCGCTTTCCCGCGTTTTTCTCAAAGGGGATGTATCCGTCTCCGCAAACCTTCTGGGCAAATTGGGCGAGGCAGGCGTGGGGGTGATCATCCTAGCGGGAAGAAGGGGGAAACCCGCGTTGATGTTGGCGCGACCCCACAATGACGCGCGAAGACGCGTCGCGCAAATCCTCAAAGCGTTCGACGAACCCTTTGCGCTCGAATTTTCCCGAGCGCTTGTCCACCGAAAGTGTGAGGGGCAGCGCTACTTTTTGTTGGAACTGCGTCAGCGGTACCCAGGCGTGCGCCTGGAACTTACCCATGCCATCCGGCAAATCGAAAAAGCGGCAGTGGATGCACAAAGTGCCCAATCTATTGCCGCATTACGGGGCATCGAAGGGCACGCTGCGCGGTACTACTTTTCCGGGCTCAAAGCGGTTGTGCCGGATAGCTGGGGGTTTCATGGGCGGAACCGAAGACCACCGCGGGATCCGTTCAATGCGCTGCTCTCCCTCACCTATACCCTGATGCATGCCGAAATTGCTCTGTCTCTATTTGGTGCGGGGTTCGACCCATTCGTTGGGTTTTACCATGCGCTGTCGTTTGGCCGCGAATCGCTCGCTTCGGATCTACTGGAGCCCTTGCGCGTGGTTTGTGACCGCTTCTGTCTCGAGTTGATCCGGAACGAAACCGTTCGCAAAGAACATTTCAGCCAGACCGAAAGCGGGTGCCTTCTGGGTAAGGCGGGGCGGCAACATTTTTACGGTGCGTATGAACACGCTGGCAACGACTTGCGTTCAGCTATTGAGCAAGAGGTAGAATGGCTTTCCGATTGGCTCAAAGCCGCCGAAGAACCTTTGGCTGCAGCAGAGGAAGCTTGGGAGGCATTTGCTTCAGCAAGCGACAGTTCGGTAGCTTCAGACCCGCTCGAGTGA
- the csx2 gene encoding TIGR02221 family CRISPR-associated protein — translation MTTLISFLGKSQLDSKTGYRTARYRMPDGTIHETAYLGLALAEHLAAERVILLGTESSMWDLLVENVAGDHAADELRLELFDAVKESRVTQSLLDDVAPSMAAQLGRPVASLLIPSCATFAEQQEVLTRLADHLHQGECVVLDLTHGFRHLAMLGFAAARYLVHARSVTVHGLYYGALDMTHNGVTPVVTLDGLAHLQEWAEAFEAYEASGDFSRFAPLLVQDGFPRTAADALERAWQLLMVTNVNDAAKSLQPVLKQLGEPLSGASELFRARLLKALRWSQESTLSEKLRRLALQSLKRGDTLRASIFGLEAFLAREVETADGDPLDFAQRKAADERFQEQARDGLHPDWKREAFWLLKNVRNSCAHGTPPSHARHAQLLRNPQQLARELEATLNRLTNTP, via the coding sequence ATGACCACCCTGATCTCCTTTCTCGGCAAAAGCCAACTCGACAGCAAAACCGGATACCGCACTGCCCGCTACCGCATGCCGGACGGCACCATTCACGAAACCGCCTACTTAGGCCTGGCACTGGCCGAGCATCTTGCAGCCGAGCGCGTCATCCTGCTGGGCACCGAATCGAGCATGTGGGACCTGCTGGTGGAAAACGTCGCAGGTGACCACGCCGCGGATGAACTCCGTCTGGAACTGTTCGATGCCGTGAAGGAAAGTCGCGTCACCCAGTCCCTACTCGATGACGTTGCGCCTTCGATGGCGGCACAGCTCGGACGACCCGTTGCCAGTCTGCTCATTCCGTCCTGTGCCACTTTCGCAGAACAGCAGGAAGTCCTTACCCGGCTGGCCGATCATCTCCATCAAGGTGAGTGCGTCGTGCTGGACCTTACCCACGGTTTTCGCCACTTGGCGATGTTGGGCTTTGCCGCAGCCCGCTATCTTGTCCACGCGCGCAGCGTTACCGTGCACGGACTCTACTACGGCGCCCTCGACATGACGCACAATGGCGTCACACCCGTGGTCACACTCGACGGGCTGGCACACCTACAAGAATGGGCCGAGGCATTCGAAGCCTATGAAGCCAGCGGCGACTTCTCCCGCTTCGCGCCGCTGCTGGTCCAAGATGGCTTCCCCCGCACGGCAGCGGATGCGCTCGAACGTGCGTGGCAATTGCTCATGGTCACTAACGTCAATGATGCGGCCAAAAGCCTACAACCTGTGCTAAAGCAGCTTGGCGAGCCGCTTTCGGGCGCATCAGAACTTTTCCGGGCACGCCTACTTAAAGCGCTGCGCTGGAGTCAAGAAAGCACCCTTTCGGAAAAATTACGCCGACTTGCCCTTCAGAGTCTGAAGCGCGGCGACACCCTAAGAGCCAGCATCTTTGGGTTAGAAGCGTTCCTTGCCCGTGAAGTGGAAACCGCTGATGGTGACCCTCTTGACTTCGCACAGCGAAAAGCTGCCGACGAACGGTTTCAAGAACAAGCACGGGACGGTTTGCACCCTGATTGGAAACGGGAAGCTTTTTGGCTGCTCAAAAATGTGCGCAATTCCTGTGCCCATGGCACACCGCCAAGCCACGCCCGCCACGCCCAGCTTTTGCGCAACCCGCAGCAACTTGCGCGTGAGCTTGAAGCAACCTTGAATCGACTGACCAACACCCCATGA
- the cas2 gene encoding CRISPR-associated endonuclease Cas2, with the protein MATFLICYDITDPKRLARTHRYFTRVATPIQYSVFIYQGDERSLRRIMERAVCLINPKKDDLRCYPLPAGGWRKRIGRAVLPEGIHLSVLPPDL; encoded by the coding sequence ATGGCAACTTTTCTGATCTGCTACGATATCACGGACCCCAAGCGGCTGGCACGGACGCACCGCTATTTCACACGCGTGGCTACCCCCATCCAGTACTCCGTCTTTATTTACCAAGGCGATGAACGGAGTTTGCGTAGAATCATGGAACGCGCCGTTTGCCTGATCAACCCCAAAAAAGATGATCTGCGGTGCTACCCATTACCCGCGGGAGGATGGCGTAAGCGAATCGGTCGGGCCGTGTTGCCGGAAGGGATCCATCTCAGTGTACTGCCACCAGATCTCTGA
- a CDS encoding amino acid ABC transporter ATP-binding protein: MIVMEHVNKWYGDFHVLKDINLTVARGERIVLCGPSGSGKSTTIRCINRLEAHQSGRIVVDGIELSDDVRQIEAIRKEVGMVFQHFNLFPHLTVLENCTLAPIWVKKMPKKEAEAIAMHFLERVRIPDQANKYPGQLSGGQQQRVAIARALCMKPKVMLFDEPTSALDPEMVKEVLDTMIELAEEGMTMLCVTHEMGFARTVADRVIFMDKGEIVEEAPPEVFFTNPQNERTKQFLGQILNH, translated from the coding sequence ATGATCGTCATGGAGCACGTGAACAAGTGGTACGGTGACTTCCACGTGCTCAAAGACATCAACCTCACCGTTGCCCGCGGGGAACGGATCGTGCTCTGCGGCCCTTCCGGTTCGGGAAAATCGACCACCATTCGCTGCATCAACCGGCTGGAAGCGCACCAAAGCGGACGCATCGTCGTCGATGGCATCGAGCTTTCGGACGACGTGCGCCAAATCGAAGCCATCCGCAAAGAGGTGGGGATGGTGTTCCAGCACTTCAACCTTTTTCCCCACCTCACCGTGTTGGAAAACTGCACCCTGGCCCCCATTTGGGTGAAAAAGATGCCCAAAAAAGAGGCGGAAGCCATTGCGATGCACTTCTTGGAACGGGTGCGCATTCCCGATCAAGCGAACAAATATCCCGGTCAACTCTCAGGGGGGCAACAGCAGCGGGTTGCGATTGCCAGGGCGCTGTGCATGAAGCCGAAGGTGATGCTCTTTGACGAGCCCACCTCTGCGCTCGACCCTGAGATGGTGAAAGAGGTGCTCGACACCATGATCGAACTCGCGGAAGAGGGAATGACGATGCTGTGCGTCACCCACGAAATGGGCTTTGCGCGCACGGTGGCTGACCGGGTGATCTTCATGGACAAGGGCGAAATCGTCGAAGAAGCGCCGCCCGAAGTCTTCTTCACCAATCCGCAAAACGAACGGACCAAGCAGTTCCTGGGCCAGATCCTCAACCACTGA
- the cas2 gene encoding CRISPR-associated endonuclease Cas2 → MDKGRDRYLVAYDICDPRRLARVHRYLNGYKVGGQKSVYEVWATPAEIATIITTLRKLIDAEVDRVHLFRLDPRMSMHAYGIPVESFPSYFVVA, encoded by the coding sequence ATGGACAAAGGGCGCGATCGTTACTTGGTTGCCTACGACATTTGCGACCCTCGCCGGTTGGCCCGTGTCCACCGTTACCTCAATGGCTACAAGGTGGGCGGGCAAAAATCGGTCTATGAGGTGTGGGCAACGCCTGCAGAAATTGCCACGATCATTACCACCTTGCGCAAACTGATCGACGCAGAGGTCGATCGCGTGCATCTTTTTCGCCTTGACCCCCGGATGTCGATGCATGCCTACGGCATCCCAGTCGAGAGTTTTCCCAGCTACTTCGTGGTGGCATAA